ATATGCGGGCTCCACAGACCGCAGGCCACGACATAGCCGCGCTCACGCAGTGACTGCCGGTTGGCCTCGATGCGGGGCCTGAGGATCTTCACGGCCTCGGGGGCTTCCCGCTCCATCTCCGCAATGAAGGCGTCGCCCACCTCGGGCGCCAACGCCGCGGTGTAGGCCGCGCCTGCCGCGGTCGAAGCCATCGAGATACGGCTGCCGGTGCCCTCGTGCAGGCCGAGCGCGCTCGGCGAGCGCGCGAACTGGAGATAGACGAGATGGAAGCGATCGGGCACGACGAATCCGACCGTGCCGGGAAGCTGCTCGGCGACCTCCTGCAGCCGCTGGCGGATCATGCTGCGCAGCTGCGCGCCCTTCATCATCGAAGCGCTCATCGCCACCGCACTCGGGCCAATGCGATATTTCTGATCGCGCGGCAGATAGACGAGCTGGCCCATGCGGGTCAGCGTGTGCGTGAGCCGCGACACCGTCGAGCGCGGCAAACCGCAGCGATTTGAAATCTCGAGATTGCCGAGCCTGCTATCGTGGCCCTCGAAGCATCGCAGCACGTCGAACGCGCGCGACACCACCTGGATGACATCACCCTCGCCTGCGTCGCCAGCGAGTGCACCTTGCCTACTCAACCGCTCCGATCGTCGTCCCATGTTCCCTACCGGTCTGTTCCGCTCTGCGGAATTAAATTCCACTTGCAGACGACGCTACCTCAGGCATTTTGCGACGACAACAAAAAGGCGATGGCATGCCAGAAATTAAGATCGTCACGGAGGTCGCGGGTCGCATCTGTTCAACTCCCGTGCAAGTTGGAGGAACCGTTGCGGATGGCGACGACGTTGTAGTGGTCGAAGCGATGAAGATGGAGATACCCGTGCCTTCGCCTGCGAGCGGCACCATCACGTCGCTTCTCGTCAAGCTCGACGACGTCGTCGCCGAAGGACAGGCGATCGCGATCGTTGCAAACTGATTGCGCTATGCGCCGCTTCCGCGACAATCTGTCAGCCTCATTCCTGCACGCATGGGGTACGGCGTTGCCATCGCTTGATCGCGGTGACATGATCTGTTTCAAATAAAAAACTGTTTCAAACAAAGAACGAAAATCTTCGCGGCAAAAGCGGAGATCATTGGAGGGAAACATGCTTCGTGGGCTGCTCGTGCTCGCGCCTGCCTTGGTGGCGGGCATTTCTGTTGTGTCTACACGCTATGCATCCGCCGAGGATATCAAGCTGCCGGCGACATTGACGTTCACCGCCTATGACACCGGCACCGCCGGCTTCAACATCGCGGTCGGCGTCGGCAAGATGATGAAGGATAAATACGGCACCGATGTGCGCGTACTCCCCGCAGGCAACGACGTGGCACGCCTTGCACCGTTGCGCGCCAAGCGGGCGGCCTCCGCGGCGATGGGATCGGGCACCTATTTCGCGCAGGAAGGCGTGTTCGAGTTCGGCTCGAAGGAATGGGGTCCGCAGCCGCTCCAGATCCTGCTCTCGTCCGTCGACTGCAATTGCGGCTCGCTGGGCGTGGCGGCCGACACCGGCGTGAAGGAACTGAAAGACCTCAAAGGCAAACGCGTCGGCTTCGTGGTCGGCTCGCCCGCGCTGAACCAGAACTCGCTCGCGGTGCTCGCCTTCGCAGGGCTGACGCAGAAGGACGTCAAGGCCGTTGAGTTCGCAAGCTACGGCGCGATGTGGAAGGGGCTCATCAACAACGACGTCGATGCCGCCTTCGGCACCACCATCACCGGCCCGGCCAAGGAAGCCGAGACCTCGCCGCGCGGCTTGATCTGGCCGCCGCTGCCGGCCAAGGACAAGGAGGGCTGGGCGCGAATGCAGAAGGTCGGCTCGTTCTTCTTTCCGCAGCTTGCGACCTGCGGCGCCGGCATCTCGCCACAGAAGCCGGTCGAGCTCGGCAATTACCCCTACCCGATCTTCGTGGCTTATGCTTCGCAGCCGGCCGATCAGATCTATGCGATCACCAAGTCGATGATCGTGAACTACGACGCCTACAAGGACTCAGCGCCCGGCGCCGGCGGCCTCGGCGCCGACCGCCAGACCAAGAACTGGGTGGTACCGGTGCATCCCGGCGCGGTGAAGGCGCTGAAGGAAGCCGGCCAATGGAGCGATGCGCAGGAGGCGCACAACAGCAAGCTGATCAAGCGCCAGGAGGTGCTCGGCGCCGCCTGGACGGAGTACGGCAAATCCAATCCGCCGTCCGACGACAAGGCGTTTCTCGACGGCTGGATGAAGGCGCGCGGCGCAGCGCTTGCGAAGGCCGACATGCCGAACGGGTTTGATGAATAGTGTTGCGACGGAGCTGATGGTCGCCAGGACGCGGTGCGCTCCCTCTCCCGCCTGCGGGAGAGGGTTGGGGAGAGGGTGTCTCCACGGCGGGATTCCCCCAGAGGCGAGAGCCCTCACCCGGCGCTGGCGCGCCGACCTCTCCCGCAAGCGGGAGAGGTTGAGCCCGCGGCCGCATTCGATTCAACCAACGGCCATTCGCTTTAGTTAACGTTAGCTGCCCACGCGCGGGATCGATCATGTCGTCTGCTTCCACCTCCACCGGCTCCACGGACGAAGTCAAGCGAGTCGTGTTCGACGATCCGCATGGCGCCGCCGGCAACATGCAGGAGGCGGAGGTCACGCGCGTGCGCACCCTGCGCGGCGCCTGGCGCTGGACGCTGGTGGTCGCGACGGCAGCGACCATCCTGCTCTGCATCAACCAGCAATTCTCGCTGCGCTTCTTCATCGGCTACACCCAGCTCAACACGGAGTATTTCTATCTCCTGATCGCGCTGATGCTGCCGTTCACCTTCCTGATCTTTCCAGGGACGGCGCGCGCTCCGCTCGATCGCATTCCCTGGTACGATCTCGTCCTGTTCGTCGCGACGTTCGCTGCGGCCATCATGCTGATGTCGAACGTGCGCAAGGCGGCGGAGGCGGGCTGGGAATTCGGCGGCGCGCCGAACGGTGTGATCGCCGCGGGCCTCGTGATGTGGGTGATGCTGATGGAAGCGCTGCGGCGCACCGGCGGCTGGAGCCTGCTCCTGAGCGTGTTCCCCTTCACCGTCTATCCGCTGTTCGCCGAGGCCGGCTGGCTCGGACCGTTCTGCGGCACGCAATCGACGCTGGAGCAGGCCACCGCCTATCACGTGCTCTCCGGCGAAAGCCTGCTCGGCATTCCCATCCAGGCCTTTGCCGACACCGTGATCGGCTTCCTGGTGTTCGGCACCGCGCTGATGATGACGGGGGCCGGCAAATTCTTCATCAACCTCTCTTTCGCAATGTGCGGCACCTTCCGAGGCGGCGCGGCGAAGGTCTGCATCTTTGCCAGCGGCCTGCTCGGCATGATGTCCGGCTCGATCATCTCCAACGTTCTCACCGCCGGCACCATGACCATTCCCGTCATGAAGAAGAGCGGCTTCCGCGCCTCCTATGCCGGCGCGATCGAGGCTTGCGCCTCGACCGGCGCGGTGCTGGCGCCGCCCGTGATGGGCGCGACCGCCTTCGTGATCGCGCAGTTCCTCAACGTCAGCTACGCAGAAGTCGCCGTCGCCGCGATCATCCCGGCCGCGCTCTATTACGTCGGCCTGTTCATGCAGGTCGATACCTACGCTGCGCGTCACGGGCTGAAAGGCATCCCGCGCGCCGAGCTGCCGCGGGTCATGGATACGATCAAGGACGGCTGGTACTACGTGTTCGTCATCGCGCTCCTGATCGTGATGCTGCTCTATTTCAAGCGCGAGAGCCACGCGCCGTTCTACGCCACGGCCCTGCTGCTGGTCCTCAACCAGCTCTTCTCCAAGGACACGCGCTGGACGTTCGCGACCATCGGCAAATTCCTGGAGGTCAACGGCCGCACCTTCGTCGAACTGGTCGGCATCCTCGCCGGCTGCGGTCTTCTGATCGGCGCGTTCTCGATGACCGGCGTGGTATCGAGCCTCGCCAACGATCTGCTCCACATTGCCGGAGACAATGCCTTCTTGCTGCTCGGCATGTGCGCCCTCACCAGCCTCATTCTCGGCCTCGGACTGACGACGACGGCCTGCTACATCTTCCTCGCCATCCTGGTCGCGCCCGCGCTGGAGAAGCTCGGGCTCAACCGCATGGCGGTCCACATGTTCATCTTCTACTGGGGCATGCTGTCGTCGATCACGCCTCCGGTCGCGATCGCCTCCTTCGCTGCCGCAGGCATCGCCGGCTCGCCAGCGATGAAGACCGGCTGGGAATCGATGTGGGTCGGCAGCATCATCTATTTCATCCCGTTCTTCTTCGTGCTCAATCCGGCGCTGGTGCTGCAGGGGCCGAGCCCCTACTTCGCCGGCCTCGGCCTGATGGGGCTTGCCGCGTTCGGCACGCTGTTCATCTGCGGCGGCATCCAGGGCTACCAAGCCTTTGTCGGCGACCTCCGCGGCGCCGGCGTGCTGGAGTGGCCCATCCGCGTATTGCTGGTGATCGGCGGCTTCGTAGTGGCAACGCCCGGCGGCGGAATCATGCCGCTGTCGCAGATGCAGGTGACGCTGCTCGGCCTGGCGATCCTCGTGCCCACGACCTTGCTCGCCCTGCTCCTGGTTCGCCGGCAGACCATCGTACCGGACGGGTTGCGCGCGCCCTGATTGCGTTGCACAAGAGAGGCGATGGAACCGCTGTCGCCCTCCGCCTGGACCCGCTCAAAGCCGCCCTTGCTGCGGTTTCTGGAAACTTGCCTCAACGAATTCTCGGCCGAGACCTCAGGCAGCGTTGCCGACTACATCCCCGAGCTTGGTAAGGCCGACCCTGCCTGTTTTGGCATCAGCCTCGCGACGCTGGACGGCCATGTCTACGAAGTCGGCGACTCCAGGGTGCCCTTCACCATCCAGTCGATGTCGAAGCCGTTCGTGTTCGCGCTGGCGCTGGACCTCTTGGGCGCAGGCAAGGTCGAAAGCGCGATCGGCGTCGAACCCTCCGGCGATCCCTTCAACTCGATCCGGCTCAATTCCGACAACCACCCGTTCAACCCGATGGTCAATGCCGGCGCGATCGCCTGCACCGGGCTGATCTACGACAGCAAGGGCACGGGCGCCTTCGAGCAGATCCGCCTGGCGCTCAGCCGCTTTGCCGGCCGCGATCTCGCTGTGGACGAGGCCGTCTACAGCTCGGAGAGCCAAACCGGCGACCGCAACCGTGCCATCGGCTATCTCCTCAAGACCAACGCCGTGATCTCCGACAACGTCGCCGGCGTGCTCGACGTCTATTTCCGGCAATGCGCGGTGCTGGTCACCGCGCGCGACATCGCGGTGATGGCGGCGACGCTCGCCAATCGCGGCATCAATCCGGTGACGGGCGAACAGGTGCTGAGCGCTTACGCGATCTCGCGCACACTCTCGGTGATGACGTCCTCGGGCATGTACGACTATGCCGGCGAGTGGATCTACCGGATCGGCATTCCCGCCAAGAGCGGCGTCGGCGGCGGCATTCTAGCCGCGCTCCCTGCCCGGCTCGGCCTCGGCAGCTATTCGCCCAAGCTCGACAAGCACGGCAACAGCGTGCGCGGCATCAAGGTCTGCGAGGCGCTGTCCTCGCATTACGATCTGCACATGCTCAACCGCAGCGACGACGCGCGCAACGCCGTCATCGCCGACTACGACATCGGCAAGAGCCCGTCGCGGCGCGTCCGTCGGCCGCAGGAGCGCGAGATCCTGGCGGCGCATGAGCAGGAGGTGCGGGTCATCGAACTGGTCGGGACGCTGTCGCTGTCGGCCGTCGACTACGTCTCGCGCCGGCTCGCAGGCCAGCCGCGGCCGCAATTCGTGATTTTCGATCTTCACCGCGTCACCTCGACCACGCGCGCCGGTGCGCGGCTCGTCGCCGAGGCCTTCGAGGAGCTCGCGGCGCTGAACGTGACCGTCGTGCTATCCGGCGTCAGGCGCGCCTCGAGGGAATGGGACACCTTGCGGGAATGGACCGCGGAGCTGAAGAACGTCCGCGATTTCTACCTGCTCGACGCCGCGATCGAATGGGCCGAGGACCAGATCGTCTATCGCTATGGCGGCTCGATTGACTTCCACGAGACCACCGAGCTTGCCGAGCAGCCGCTGCTCGCCGGGCTGAGCGAGGACGAGCTGGCCGATCTCGCTGTACTCTGCACCGTCAGGAGCTTTCCGTCCGGCGCAAAAATCGTCACGACCGGCGATGTCGCCGACGCCGTGTTCTTCCTGCGCAGCGGCGCGGTCCACGTCACGCTGCCCGATGGCGTCAGGCTGGCGACGCTCACCGCCGGCATGGCCTTTGGCGAGATGGCGCTGCTGGAGGCAACGCGATCCGCCGACGTGTTCGCCGACATGGCAGCCACCGCGTTCGAAGTGCCTTTGATGGATTTCGAGCGCTTCCGCAAACAGCACCCGCGCGCCAGCGAGCGCATCATGCGCAACCTGGCCCAGCTATTGGCCGACCGCCTGATCGTCGCCAATGCGAAGGTGGATATTTTGACGTCGACGTGAGCGCCGGCGGAAGCTCAAAAGAGTTCGTCATGCCCGGGCTTGTCCCGGGCATCCACGTTCTTTGCGCTGCGTGGCAAGGCGTGGATGGCCGGGACAAGCCCGGCCAAGACGCCGTGGAGGCTGTCGGCGCCCTCAGCTCACACCTTGCTCAGCGGCTCGCCGCCTCGCCTAGCCGCCGCTTGATCTTGGCGGCGCTTGCCTCGAGCAATTCCGATGGTTTCTGGCCGGTCGCGGCGCACAGGCAGGCCCAGTAGTAGATGACATCGCCGAGCTCATCGACGAGACCTGCCTTGTCGAGCCAGTCATCGCGCAGCAGCTTCTTGATGTGATCGGCCACCTCGCCGGCCTCGCCGGCAAGGCCGAGACCGAGATAAGACAGCCGTTCGTTGGTCGGGTGCTCTTCGACTTTCGCAATGGTCGCGGCCCAGGCCGCATATTCGTCGATCGTCATCGGCATGCCTCGCCGCTTCTATCGGATCAGCCGACCACTTCCGTCACCGGCTGAAGATCGATCTCGAAGGTCTCCAAGAACTTTGACGTCATGATGTAGAAGCCGACCGAGAGCTGGAGCTCGACCAGAGCGGCCGGCGTCAGCCTCGATGCGATTGCCTTGAAGGTCGCATCCGTCGGCTTGTTCAGTTTCACGATCTCGTCGGTGAAGGCGAGCGCGGCACGCTGCACCTCATTGTAGCAGGCCGCCGTCTGCCAGTTTGAGAGCGCCTCGTTCTGCTCGTCGGTGACGCCGACGTTCTTGCCGATGCGCTTGTGCGCGACAATCTCGTACGGCGCCTCGCACAGGATTCCGGTACGCGTGATCGCGAGCTCGCGCACGACCGGGTCGAGCTCACCCTTGTGGCGGATGGCGCCCCCTAAACGGCAGTACTGCTCGAAATAGCTCGGCGAGTGCGCCATCATGCGGAAAATGTTGGCGTTGCGGTTCTTGTCGAGGATTTCGCGGGTGCGATCGGACGCCTTGGACGGGTCGCTGTAGTTGATGCGGGCCATGATTTTCCTGAAGTTTTCCCAGAAGTTCTTCCCTAAAACTTTCTCGGGCTATTGATGCTTTTTGTCGTTGTCGATGAGAGTTCCGCGAAACTCTATTCTTGCGCCGACGCAGGAGCAACATCATCGAGTCAAATTGCCGCCGCATTGCTGATCGACCTTGGCACAGTCGATATTCGCCGCGTGGGGACAAATCGCGGTGAATACTCGCAAGTGGGGTGTTCCGAGTAAAATAATTGGCCGTCTTGCGCTCACCACGCAACGATGAGTCACGCCCAAGTCTAGGGAGAAAACGGCATGAAGGAAGCCACCAAGGGGGCGGCCTCGGAAGCGCTCGCGCATATGCTGGCGGTGACGGCGATGCTCGTCATCGCCAGCATCTTGTTCTACGGGCGCTAGGTCAAAGTTTTCGTCATTCCGGGGTGGCGCCTCGCACAGCGCCAGGCCCAGAATCCCGTTCCAGGTTCGGTCCCTTGGACCGCCCCCGAATGACGAATTCCTCTATTGGTCTCTCTGTTTCTCTTTCGTGAAGAACGGTACGAGCTTGCCGGCAAAGGGTTTGAAGCTCGCAGTGACCGAATCGCCGATGGCGAGATCGTTCTCACCGTGGGCCATCATGCGAAACCCCTCGACACAATCGACCAGCAGGATGTTGTAGGGCACGTGCGCGCGCGTCTCTGATGTGGCGGCACGGCAGACCAGCGAGGTCGCGTAGACCCTGCCCTTGCCGCTGGCGCGCGCTTCGTGCGGATCGGACACGCCGCAGGCGGCGCAGAAGGCGCGGTGGAAATACTGCACATGGCCGCATCCGGCGCAGGTTTGATAGGTGATCGCCGGTTCGCCCCTGGTCCAGTCGGCTAGACGCTCGCTCATCGCACCCGCTCCAGGAACATGCTCACATGGGACGACAGCACGCCGCCATCGCCGTGCAACAGCGCGATCGAGGCGTCGCGCACCTGTCGATTCGCCGCCCGCCCCGTCATCTGCAAATGCGCCTCGACCAGATGCGCCATGGCGCCGCCGACGCCGCAATGGCCATAGCTAAGCAGGCCGCCATGGGTGTTGAGCGGCATCGCGCCATCGCGGTTGAAATGGCCTGATCGCACGCGGGCGGCCGCCTCGCCGCGTCCGGCGAGGCCGAGGTCTTCCAGCAGCATCGCGAGCGTGATGGTGAAACTGTCGTAGATGGCGGCATAGCGCACATCGGAGATCACAAGGCCGGTGGCCTCCTTGGCGCGCGCGATCGCGATTTCTGCGCCGAGCTCACTGAGGCCGGGTGCGGCCGTGACATGCTGATGGGTGTGGGCCTGCGCGCAGCCGCGGATGCGCACGCCCGCTTCCCCGGTCCGATCGCGGCTGATGACAAAGGCAGCGCCGCCATCGGACACCGGGCAGCAATCGAGCAGCTTGAGCGGCATCGCCACCGGCTTCGAGGCCATGACGTCGGCGACCGTGATGGGATCGTGGAATTGCGCGCCGGGATGGGTGCAGGCGTGCTTGCGCATCAGCACCGCGAACTCGGCGAGATCCTGTTCGGTCACGCCGTATTCGTGCATGTAGCGGTTGGCGACGAGGCCGTAATAGGCGGGAATGGTCGGGCCGAGCGGCACCTCGTAGTCGGGATGGCCGACCTGCGCCAGCGCCTGGATCGAGGCGTCACGGCTCTGCCCGGTGAGCCGGTTCTCGCCGGCGACGACGAGCACGTGGCGCGCGACGCCTGCTTCGACGAGGTGATGTGCCAGCATCGTCATCGCCAGGCCCGTGGCGCCGCCGACCTGGACGGCGTGCGCGTAAGCAGGGCGGATGCCGAAGTGCTCGGCAAAGACGGTCGCCAGCATGATGTGCGGCGAGACCGTGGAGTAGCCGCAGAGGATGCCGTCGATCTCGGAACGCTTCAGGCCGGCATCGTCGAGCGCGGCTTGCGCGGCCTTGCTCATCAGGTCGAGCGAGGAGGAGCCTTCGTGCCTGCCGTACGGCGTGAGGCCGACGCCGGTGATGAAGCTCATGGGGCACACCTCCCTACTCCGGCGCCGAGCGCGTAACGCCGTCGCTGACCATGGTGGCGATTTCGTCCTGGGAATAGCCGATCTCGCGCAGTATCTCCGCGCCGTGCTCGTTGAGCCGTGGCGCCAGCCGCACCGGCTCCGCTTCGGTCTCCGACCAGGTCGCGGTCACTTTCATGCTGCGGATTGGGCCTTCCGTCGGGTGGTTCACCACCGGGAAGAAGTTCGTCGTCTCCAGATGCGGATCGTGCAGGATCGACGCGAGATCGTGCATCGGCATGACCGGCACATCGGCCTTGGTCAGAAGGTCGATCCACTCCGCGGTGGTGCGCGTCTCAAAAACGCGCGCGAGCTCGGCATAGACGACGTCGATATTGGCGGCGCGACCGGCGAAGGTCGCGAATTTGGGATCGGTCCGCAGATCGTCACGTCCCGTCGCCGCAAAGAAGTTCTCCCACTGCTTGTCGTTGTAAACGATGACGCTGAGATAGCCGTCCGAGGTCTTGTAAGGTCGGCGGTCGCGCGAGAGGTGGCGGGCGTAACCACCCTTGTCGAGCGGCGGCTCGTAGGTAAGCCCGCCCATGTGGTCGCCCATGACGAAGCCGGCCATGGTCTCGAACATCGGGATGTCGACGCGCTGGCCGCGCCCGGTGCGGTCGCGATGAACGAGGCTGGCGCAGATCGCGCCGACGGCGGTGAGGCCGACGATGCGGTCGACCAGCGCGTTCGGCACGTAGCGCGGCACGCCGTCGCCGGTCTGCGCCATCAGTGCCGGCAATGCGGTGGCGCCCTGGATCAGATCGTCATAGGCGGGCTTTGCCGCATACGGCCCGTCCTGGCCGAAGCCGAACACGCCGGCATAGACCAGGCGCGGGTTGATTGCGGAGACGACGTCATAGCCGAGCTGAAGCCGCGCCATCGCCTGCGGGCGGACGTTGTAGACGAGCACGTCGGCGTCCTTCAGCAGTCGCAGCACCGCCTCGCGCCCCGCAGGCTTCTTCAGGTCGAGGCAGATCGAGCGCTTGCTGCGGTTGGTGTTGAGGAACACCGGGCCCATGCCGGCGTGCCGCGTCGGGCCGATCAGGCGGGTCACGTCGCCGTCCAGCGATTCCACCTTGACGACGTCGGCACCGTAGTCGCCGAGCATCTGGGTCGCGTAGGGCCCCATCAGCACGGTGGTCATGTCGATGACCTTGATGCCTTTCAGCGGCCCCATTCGTTTCGCTCCCGATTGCGCGGGGCTCGAACGTCCCTGCGATCTCGATCCAGCTAACGGCAGTGCCGCCGCTCGCGCAAGGGCGACCGACGTATGGCGGCATGCATCGCGCGGCGCCGTCGCCTGCTATTTCTTCTGGCGGGATTCGCGGATCTTGATGAGACGATCGAGCTCGTCGTTCTGCTGGTTGATGCGGTCGGCGATCCGCGACTCGTTCTGCTCGCCCGAGGCGGCGGCGGCCTGCTCGATGAGCTGGCGGATATTGTCCTCGATGATCGCGATGCGATCGTTGAGTGCGTCCATCGACAGCGAGTCTTCGTAGGCATTGCTCATGATGCTTTTCCCGCAAACCAATCAGGAGCGTTAAGGTGGGCAAAGCGAAGCGTGCCCACCTTGATCTAGCGCAAGAACGAGGATGGGCAAGGCGCATGGCGCCTTTGCCCACCCGCAGGACTAAAGCTTACTTCAACGGCTCCAGCACGGAAACGTAGTTGGCGACCGCCGCACCGCCCATGTTGAAGATGCCGCCGAGCTTGGCATTCTTGAGCTGCATGCCCTCGGGGGCCTGACCCGCAAGCTGCATCGCGGTCATCACATGCATGGAAACGCCGGTGGCGCCGATCGGATGGCCCTTGGCCTTCAGGCCGCCGGACGGATTGACCGGCAGCTTGCCGTCCTTGAGCGTCCAGCCCTCCTTGATGGCGCGGGCGCCCTGCCCCTTCGGCGTCAGGCCCATGGCTTCGTACTCGATCAGCTCGGCGACCGTGAAGCAGTCATGGGTCTCGACGAAGGAGAGATCGGAGAGCTGCACGCCCGCCTTCTCCAATGCACGCTGCCAGGCAATCGTGCAGCCCTCGAACTGGAGGATGTCGCGCTTGCTCATCGGCAGGAAGTCCTGGGCGTGCGCGGTGGCGCGGAAGCCGATCGACTTGCTCATGGTCTTGGCGGTCTCGGCGTCGGCCAGCACCAGCGCCGCGGCGCCGTCGGAGACCAGCGAGCAGTCGGTGCGCTTCAGGGGACCGGCGACGTAAGGGTTCTTCTCGCTCTCGGCGCGGCAGAAATCGAAGCCAAAATCCTTGCGCATCTGGGCGAAGGGATTGGCGACGCCGTTCTTGTGGTTCTTGGCCGCAATCAGCGCCAGGGCATCGGACTGGTCGCCGTATTTCTGGAAATAGGAGCTGGCGATCTTGCCGAACACGCCGGCGAAGCCGCCGACCGTCTCGCCGTCCTCCGGCAGATAGGAGGCCTTGAGCAGGTTCTTGCCGATCTCCGGACCCGGCGTGCGCGTCATCTGCTCGACGCCGACGACCAGCACGATCTTGGCGGCGCCTGCGGCAATCGCGCGCAGGCCCTGGTGCACGGCGGCCGATCCGGTAGCGCAGGCGTTCTCGACCCGGGTTGCCGGCTTGAAGCGCAGCTTCGGGTCGGCCTGGAGCACCAGCGAAGCGGTGAAGTCCTGGGGCGAGAAGCCGGCGTTGAAATGGCCGAGCACGATCTCGTCGACGTCGGAGGCCGAAATGCCGGCGTCCGCCAACGCCTCATTAGCCACGCGGGTGACGAGGCTTTCGACGGTTTCAGTGTCGAACTTGCCGAACGGCGTGTGCGCCCATCCGACGATGCTGGCGGTCATGGTCTTTTCTCCCTAGGGTCTCTTCCTGAGCTAAGTCTTAGCCCAGGGATGGCAAGACTTCACGCCGCTTTCAGGGCCTTGAGTGTGCGCTGGCAGATGGCAGTTATGCCGGCCCAGTTCCCGGCCCTGATCTCCGCCGTCGGGCACAGCCAGGAACCGCCGACCGCAACCACGTTGGGCTCGGCCAGCCAGGTCGCCGCATTGGCTTCGCCGACCCCGCCGGTCGGACAGAACCGCACGTTCGGGAACGGACCGCCGAGCGCGCGAAGGCCCTTGATGCCGCCGGCCTGCTCGGCCGGGAAGAATTTTGCGACGTCGAAGCCGTAGGACAGCGCCATCATCAGCTCGGACGCCGTGGCGATGCCCGGCGCGAATGGCAAGGAGCTGTCGGTTGCGGCTTTGAGGAGATCGGGGGTCAGGCCCGGGCTGATGCCGAACTTGACGCCGAGCTTCTCGACACGGGTGAAGTCGGCTGGATTGAGGATCGTGCCGATACCAACGCTCGCCTCGGGGACCTCGGACATCATCGCCCTCGCCGCCTCGATCGCAACGGGGGTGCGCAGGGTCACCTCCAGCGTGCGGACGCCGCCGGCGACCAGCGCGCGCGCCAGCGGCACGGCATCCTGGATACGCTCGATGGTGAGGACGGGAATAACGGTCGCGTCCCTGAACAGCGCGACGAGGTGGTTCTGTTGGGCGGCTGTGGTCATCTCGTGGATCTTATCTTGGATCTTCGTTTCACTTGGTCGCCTGGCGCGTAGTCGCCGGCCGGTGCCGCTTCTTCGGCGGCATGGCATAGCCCGGAATGATGGCGCCGGGATAGCAGATCACGAGGCTGGCAAGACGATGCCCGGCCTGCGCGGCCTCGACCGGATCCGAGCCGGCGAGCCGGGCCGCGATATAGGCCGCGGCAAAGCTGTCGCCGGCCGCCGTGGTATCAACGACGGGCTTGGTCATTGGTTCGGCGCGGATCTCGCTGGTCCCGCCGGGAAAGCGTAGCAGGCTCACCGGCTCGGCCAGCCGGAACACCAGCTCAGGGCTCGGGATGCGCGCCATCAGCTGCTCGTGGCTCTCGCCGGGATAGAGCGCGAGCAGGTCCTCGGTCGAGGTCAGCACGATGTCGGCGGCCGCGAAGGCGGCGGCGAACACCTCGCGCGCGACATCGCGATCCGGCCAGCCTCGTGCGCGAAAATTGGTGTCGAACACGAAGCGGGTACCGAGCAGGCGCGCGCGCTTGATCGCGGCGAACAGGCGCTCGCGTCCGGGCGCGTCGTAGATCGAGAGCGTGATCGCGGAGAGGTAGACGATGTCGTAGCTCATCAGCGAGTTGAGCAGCTCGTCGGTCTCCGGCAGATTCATCAGCTGGCGCGCCGCCGCGCTGTCGCGCCAGTGGAAGAACTGGCGCTCGCCCTTGGCATCCAGCTGGATCATGTAGAGGCCGGGCAGCTTGCCCGGCAGCCGTACGACGCGCCTGGTGCCGACGCCCTCGGCATTCCAGGCCGCGATCATCTCATCGCTGAGGCCGTCGTCGCCAAGCGCGGTGAGATAGTCGACCTTGACCTCGAGCCGCGCGAGATACACCGCC
This genomic stretch from Bradyrhizobium sp. CCGB12 harbors:
- a CDS encoding acetyl-CoA acetyltransferase — its product is MTASIVGWAHTPFGKFDTETVESLVTRVANEALADAGISASDVDEIVLGHFNAGFSPQDFTASLVLQADPKLRFKPATRVENACATGSAAVHQGLRAIAAGAAKIVLVVGVEQMTRTPGPEIGKNLLKASYLPEDGETVGGFAGVFGKIASSYFQKYGDQSDALALIAAKNHKNGVANPFAQMRKDFGFDFCRAESEKNPYVAGPLKRTDCSLVSDGAAALVLADAETAKTMSKSIGFRATAHAQDFLPMSKRDILQFEGCTIAWQRALEKAGVQLSDLSFVETHDCFTVAELIEYEAMGLTPKGQGARAIKEGWTLKDGKLPVNPSGGLKAKGHPIGATGVSMHVMTAMQLAGQAPEGMQLKNAKLGGIFNMGGAAVANYVSVLEPLK
- the eda gene encoding bifunctional 4-hydroxy-2-oxoglutarate aldolase/2-dehydro-3-deoxy-phosphogluconate aldolase — its product is MTTAAQQNHLVALFRDATVIPVLTIERIQDAVPLARALVAGGVRTLEVTLRTPVAIEAARAMMSEVPEASVGIGTILNPADFTRVEKLGVKFGISPGLTPDLLKAATDSSLPFAPGIATASELMMALSYGFDVAKFFPAEQAGGIKGLRALGGPFPNVRFCPTGGVGEANAATWLAEPNVVAVGGSWLCPTAEIRAGNWAGITAICQRTLKALKAA
- a CDS encoding sugar kinase, with product MASVACIGECMVELRQAQGGQSAGQSGGQAGGLYSRGFGGDTLNTAVYLARLEVKVDYLTALGDDGLSDEMIAAWNAEGVGTRRVVRLPGKLPGLYMIQLDAKGERQFFHWRDSAAARQLMNLPETDELLNSLMSYDIVYLSAITLSIYDAPGRERLFAAIKRARLLGTRFVFDTNFRARGWPDRDVAREVFAAAFAAADIVLTSTEDLLALYPGESHEQLMARIPSPELVFRLAEPVSLLRFPGGTSEIRAEPMTKPVVDTTAAGDSFAAAYIAARLAGSDPVEAAQAGHRLASLVICYPGAIIPGYAMPPKKRHRPATTRQATK